A DNA window from Halomicrobium mukohataei DSM 12286 contains the following coding sequences:
- a CDS encoding HemK2/MTQ2 family protein methyltransferase, which translates to MPGQPPTDDDDGRPSLATQRDTETVYQPAADSDLLARTARSHATPGDRGLDVGTGSGYVAETLAEAGVDVVASDLNPDACREAAARGVPAVRADLLAPFREDAFDLVTFNPPYLPTEPDKEWDDWMEHALSGGEDGRRLVDPFLEAVERVLAPGGRVFLLISSLTGIGDVQRYAHERGLAGEIVADEAHPYERLVVIRFESRDESPLP; encoded by the coding sequence ATGCCCGGCCAGCCGCCGACGGACGACGACGACGGACGACCCTCGCTTGCCACACAGCGCGACACGGAGACGGTGTACCAGCCGGCAGCGGACTCCGATCTGCTGGCGCGGACGGCCAGGTCACACGCCACGCCCGGCGACCGCGGGCTCGACGTGGGAACGGGCTCGGGCTACGTCGCCGAGACGCTGGCCGAGGCGGGCGTCGACGTAGTCGCGTCCGATCTGAACCCGGACGCCTGTCGCGAGGCAGCGGCTCGCGGTGTCCCGGCCGTCCGTGCCGACCTGCTCGCTCCGTTCCGCGAGGACGCCTTCGATCTCGTCACGTTCAATCCACCGTACCTCCCGACCGAGCCAGACAAGGAGTGGGACGACTGGATGGAACACGCGCTCTCGGGCGGGGAAGACGGCCGCAGGCTCGTCGACCCCTTCCTCGAAGCGGTCGAGCGCGTGCTGGCCCCCGGCGGACGTGTCTTCCTGCTGATCAGCAGCCTCACCGGGATCGGCGACGTGCAACGCTACGCCCACGAGCGGGGGCTCGCGGGCGAGATCGTCGCCGACGAGGCACACCCCTACGAGCGACTGGTCGTGATCCGGTTCGAGTCGCGAGACGAGAGCCCGCTCCCGTGA
- a CDS encoding RNA polymerase Rpb4 family protein, which produces MTIFKEKVDEEYLTIAETKEILEDIEAERSMDEDREMRYELARAIEHVNRFAMLDPDEAEEFVDQLRDLEKVDEATAYKIANLRPLDRDELRSVFAQERYSLSGDELDEILNVVKQYA; this is translated from the coding sequence ATGACGATCTTCAAAGAGAAGGTCGACGAGGAGTACCTCACGATCGCCGAAACGAAGGAGATCCTCGAAGACATCGAAGCCGAGCGCTCGATGGACGAGGACCGGGAGATGCGCTACGAACTCGCTCGTGCGATCGAGCACGTCAACCGATTCGCGATGCTCGATCCCGACGAGGCCGAGGAGTTCGTCGACCAGCTCCGGGACCTGGAGAAGGTCGACGAGGCGACCGCTTACAAGATCGCGAACCTCCGACCGCTGGATCGCGACGAGCTGCGCTCCGTGTTCGCACAGGAGCGGTACTCGCTGTCGGGCGACGAACTCGACGAGATTCTCAACGTCGTCAAACAGTACGCGTAG
- a CDS encoding elongation factor 1-beta, with protein sequence MGKVAAKIKVMPNSPDVDLDALQERLEGSLPEGAKINGVERDDVAFGLVALFPTVIVPDDSGGTEAVEEAFSNVDDVESVSVENVGRI encoded by the coding sequence ATGGGGAAAGTCGCCGCCAAGATCAAGGTCATGCCGAACAGCCCCGACGTCGACCTGGACGCGCTCCAGGAGCGTCTGGAAGGCTCGCTCCCCGAGGGCGCGAAGATCAACGGCGTCGAGCGCGACGACGTGGCCTTCGGGCTCGTCGCCCTGTTCCCGACGGTGATCGTCCCCGACGACAGCGGTGGCACGGAAGCCGTCGAGGAGGCCTTCAGCAACGTCGACGACGTGGAGTCGGTCTCCGTCGAGAACGTCGGCCGAATATAG
- a CDS encoding DUF2391 family protein, translating into MSRSERRRGDSPVEQDDADMSDLFDDLSELESLVDSPEERARVREAMQTASEVDDDGPVFGRVVWGFDRADLAESVLGALLFGIPMAVEGGTVDSGQFIAARPLFLILTLIATVAVVVGILYVADIQDVRVAYAFFGLVPRRLVGVLGSSFATAVALLSVWGVVDWADPWLDFCVCVVAFFPMAIGAALGDILPGS; encoded by the coding sequence ATGAGCCGGTCCGAGCGGCGGCGAGGGGACTCGCCGGTCGAGCAGGACGACGCCGACATGAGCGACCTGTTCGACGACCTCTCGGAGCTGGAGAGCCTCGTCGACTCACCGGAGGAACGAGCCCGCGTCCGCGAGGCGATGCAGACGGCGAGCGAGGTCGACGACGACGGGCCGGTGTTCGGCCGGGTCGTCTGGGGGTTCGACCGTGCGGACCTCGCAGAGTCGGTTCTGGGCGCGCTGCTCTTTGGCATCCCGATGGCCGTCGAGGGCGGGACGGTCGACTCCGGGCAGTTCATCGCCGCTCGCCCCCTGTTCCTGATCCTGACGCTGATCGCGACGGTCGCGGTCGTCGTCGGGATCCTCTACGTGGCCGACATTCAGGACGTGCGGGTGGCCTACGCGTTCTTCGGTCTCGTCCCTCGGCGACTTGTGGGCGTCCTCGGCTCGTCGTTCGCGACGGCCGTCGCGCTGTTGAGTGTCTGGGGCGTCGTCGACTGGGCGGACCCGTGGCTGGACTTCTGTGTCTGCGTCGTGGCCTTCTTCCCGATGGCCATCGGTGCCGCGCTGGGTGACATCCTGCCGGGGAGCTAG
- a CDS encoding 50S ribosomal protein L21e → MPSSDGPLKGTRNKLKNKPRERGTSPPQRAVEQYEEGDTVHLKIDPSVNDGRFHPRFDGSTGVVLGQQGEAYKVEINDNGKDKTIIVTPAHLRRQE, encoded by the coding sequence ATGCCCAGTTCGGATGGACCCCTCAAAGGAACGCGGAACAAGCTGAAGAACAAGCCTCGCGAGCGCGGCACCTCGCCGCCCCAGCGCGCCGTCGAGCAGTACGAGGAGGGCGACACGGTCCACCTCAAGATCGACCCGTCGGTCAACGACGGTCGCTTCCACCCGCGCTTCGACGGTTCGACCGGCGTCGTCCTCGGACAGCAGGGCGAAGCCTACAAGGTCGAGATCAACGACAACGGCAAGGACAAGACGATCATCGTCACGCCCGCACACCTCCGCCGACAGGAGTAA
- a CDS encoding DUF655 domain-containing protein encodes MSDTESGDDGEPAVVLDFLPHGKSEDDRPQYQKQPLAYAMGTEDFRLYEIVVGEETDVTFGDRIDVHSTDFDRVSVVEYDDLPSGAQSELDYAVEDLVEAEAGRFVDFYNEAQPITLRLHQLNLLPGIGKKLRNSILDERKRKPFESFEELEERVSGLHNPKEVLVERILEELSEDDLKYSRFVRREDQS; translated from the coding sequence ATGAGCGATACCGAGAGCGGTGACGACGGCGAACCGGCCGTCGTCTTGGACTTCCTGCCACACGGCAAGTCCGAGGACGACCGGCCACAGTATCAAAAGCAGCCGCTCGCGTACGCGATGGGGACCGAAGACTTCCGGCTCTACGAGATCGTGGTCGGAGAGGAGACGGACGTGACCTTCGGTGACCGCATCGACGTTCACAGCACCGACTTCGACCGGGTCAGCGTCGTCGAGTACGACGACCTCCCGAGCGGTGCGCAGTCCGAACTCGACTACGCCGTCGAGGACCTCGTCGAGGCAGAGGCAGGTCGGTTCGTCGACTTCTACAACGAGGCCCAGCCGATCACGCTCCGGCTCCACCAGCTGAACCTGCTGCCCGGAATCGGCAAGAAGCTGCGCAACTCCATTCTGGACGAGCGAAAGCGCAAGCCCTTCGAGAGCTTCGAGGAGCTCGAAGAACGAGTCAGTGGCCTCCACAACCCCAAGGAAGTCCTGGTCGAACGGATCCTCGAAGAGCTATCGGAAGACGACCTGAAGTACAGCAGGTTCGTGCGCCGCGAAGACCAGTCGTAG
- a CDS encoding 16S ribosomal RNA methyltransferase A: MTTDGPPSEGADGARDPDALVARAGKRADTRQDQHFLIDDRVLDRIPGYADQMDRSHVLEVGAGPGALTDRLLAVADRVTAIERDPDFAAHLREEFADAIDADRLTIVEGDALDVDLPEFSASVSNLPYGASSEIAFRLLPRGKPLVLMFQQEFAERMAADPGSDDYGRLSVTAGHYADVEIVETVPPTAFDPQPRVDSAIVRLRPREPDYSVPDDDFFMDFLKGVFTQRRKTMRNAVRNTAHITDLGDPDAVVDAADESLMGKRAGELSPATFAALATLAYETGRPGEY, encoded by the coding sequence ATGACTACCGACGGACCGCCCTCCGAGGGGGCCGACGGCGCTCGCGATCCTGACGCGCTCGTCGCCCGTGCGGGCAAGCGAGCGGACACCCGACAGGACCAGCACTTCTTGATCGACGATCGAGTTCTGGACCGGATTCCGGGGTACGCCGACCAGATGGACCGATCCCACGTACTGGAAGTCGGTGCCGGTCCCGGCGCGCTGACGGATCGACTGCTCGCGGTCGCGGACCGGGTAACTGCGATCGAGCGCGATCCCGACTTCGCGGCCCACCTCCGCGAGGAGTTCGCCGACGCCATCGACGCCGATCGCCTGACGATCGTCGAGGGCGACGCCCTCGACGTGGACCTGCCCGAGTTCTCCGCGAGCGTCTCGAATCTCCCATACGGGGCCTCCAGCGAGATCGCGTTCCGGCTGCTTCCGCGTGGAAAGCCGCTCGTCCTGATGTTCCAGCAGGAGTTCGCCGAACGGATGGCGGCCGATCCCGGAAGCGACGACTACGGGCGGCTCTCGGTGACGGCAGGCCACTACGCCGACGTCGAGATCGTCGAGACGGTGCCGCCGACGGCGTTCGACCCACAGCCCCGCGTCGACAGTGCCATCGTCCGGCTCCGGCCGCGCGAACCCGACTACAGCGTCCCGGACGACGACTTCTTCATGGACTTCCTCAAGGGCGTGTTCACACAGCGTCGCAAGACGATGCGAAACGCCGTCCGGAACACGGCCCACATCACCGACCTCGGGGATCCCGACGCCGTCGTCGACGCCGCAGACGAGTCGCTGATGGGCAAGCGCGCGGGAGAGCTATCGCCCGCGACGTTCGCGGCGCTGGCGACACTCGCGTACGAGACCGGCCGACCCGGAGAGTACTAG
- a CDS encoding HVO_2753 family zinc finger protein — MSESETQQKRTQKCVSCGINIAGTNAAAFKCPDCGQQIYRCGTCRKQSNLYECPDCGFRGP; from the coding sequence ATGAGCGAGAGCGAAACTCAGCAAAAACGCACGCAGAAGTGCGTCTCGTGTGGCATCAACATCGCCGGCACGAACGCCGCCGCGTTCAAGTGCCCGGACTGCGGTCAGCAGATCTACCGCTGTGGGACCTGCCGCAAGCAGAGCAACCTCTACGAGTGTCCCGACTGTGGCTTCCGGGGGCCCTAA
- a CDS encoding 3-hydroxyacyl-CoA dehydrogenase family protein, giving the protein MDVAVLGTSTTGHALAAWCLRSDAAVRLYGDDANAVMDSVDAVQRRAGREDAIDGTTGLEAAVGGADVVFDLTGREIDARRDLLAEVEALVAVETLLVVGDTSDRITAVAAGLRRPGRALGIHVVDPAESRLVELVVAEQTTADTRDRAVSFVESLDTMPIVVRDTPGFATTRLDLAAIVEAVRMVEEGVASVTAIDRALELGRDHPIGPLGLADRLGLDTVLSALETLALELGGRFDPPDLLFEKVEAGDLGRQTGTGFYEWENGERVGPASPNPTVETRSAEASER; this is encoded by the coding sequence ATGGACGTTGCCGTACTCGGGACCTCGACCACCGGTCACGCGCTCGCCGCGTGGTGCCTTCGGTCCGACGCCGCCGTTCGTCTCTACGGGGACGACGCCAACGCCGTGATGGACAGCGTCGACGCGGTCCAGCGACGCGCTGGCCGCGAGGACGCGATCGACGGCACGACCGGACTGGAAGCGGCCGTCGGCGGTGCCGACGTTGTCTTCGACCTCACCGGACGCGAGATCGACGCTCGGCGGGACCTGCTGGCCGAGGTCGAGGCACTGGTCGCGGTGGAGACGCTGCTCGTCGTCGGAGACACGTCCGACCGAATCACGGCCGTCGCGGCGGGTCTCCGCCGGCCCGGCCGCGCGCTCGGCATCCACGTGGTCGATCCGGCAGAGAGCCGGCTGGTCGAACTCGTCGTCGCCGAGCAGACGACGGCAGACACGCGGGACCGCGCGGTGTCGTTCGTCGAGTCGCTCGACACCATGCCCATCGTGGTCCGGGACACGCCGGGATTCGCGACGACGCGACTCGACCTGGCGGCCATCGTGGAGGCCGTCAGGATGGTCGAAGAGGGGGTCGCCAGCGTCACGGCCATCGACCGCGCGCTCGAACTGGGTCGCGACCACCCGATCGGTCCGCTCGGACTGGCCGACCGGTTGGGGCTCGACACCGTGCTGTCGGCGCTTGAAACCCTGGCCCTAGAGCTCGGTGGGCGGTTCGATCCGCCGGACCTCCTCTTCGAGAAGGTCGAGGCGGGCGATCTCGGTCGCCAGACCGGTACCGGTTTCTACGAGTGGGAGAACGGTGAACGGGTCGGGCCGGCGAGTCCGAATCCGACGGTCGAAACCCGATCAGCTGAGGCGAGTGAGCGATGA